Proteins from a single region of Mucilaginibacter daejeonensis:
- the ftsA gene encoding cell division protein FtsA, with translation MEKSIPQEKSSPIVVGLDIGTTKICAIVGRRSKNGKIEVLGIGKAESAGVTRGMVSNIDKTVQGINVAVDVAGSQSNVEIRVVNVGIAGQHIKSLQHRGLITRRDLNTEIGRKDIDKLIEDMYNLVMPPGEEIIHVLPQEFTVDNEPGIKDPIGMSGVRLEANFHIISGQVTAIKNIVKCVTKAQLESQELILEPLASSESVLSDEEKEAGVVLVDIGGGTTDVAIFHEGIIRHTAVIPFGGNSITEDIREGCSVMRNIAEQLKVRFGSALADENKENEIVCVPGLRGREPKEISVKNLAYIIQARIEEIIEHVYYEIKSSGYEKKLIAGIVITGGGAQLKHLSQLVEYVTGLDCRIGYPNEHLAKNEVLPKGIYEELQSPTFATGIGLLIKGIQKMEYNNATLPQSETKVQKTKYADERKFGLLGRILETGKKFIKDDIKDEDFLK, from the coding sequence ATGGAAAAAAGTATACCACAAGAAAAGAGCTCGCCAATTGTAGTAGGATTGGATATTGGTACTACCAAGATATGCGCTATTGTTGGGCGCAGGAGCAAGAATGGAAAGATAGAGGTACTGGGTATTGGTAAGGCCGAGAGTGCAGGGGTTACCCGTGGTATGGTATCAAATATTGACAAGACCGTGCAAGGCATCAACGTTGCGGTGGATGTGGCAGGTTCACAATCCAACGTAGAGATAAGGGTGGTGAACGTGGGCATTGCCGGCCAGCACATCAAAAGTTTACAGCACCGCGGCCTGATCACTCGCCGCGATCTTAATACCGAGATCGGCCGTAAGGACATCGATAAATTGATCGAGGATATGTACAACCTGGTGATGCCTCCGGGCGAGGAGATCATTCATGTATTGCCGCAGGAATTCACGGTAGATAATGAGCCGGGCATCAAAGATCCGATCGGTATGTCGGGCGTTAGGTTAGAGGCCAATTTCCATATCATATCAGGCCAGGTGACCGCGATCAAGAACATCGTTAAATGCGTGACCAAGGCACAGCTCGAGAGCCAGGAACTTATCCTGGAGCCGCTGGCATCGTCGGAGTCGGTGTTGAGCGATGAGGAAAAAGAAGCCGGTGTGGTATTGGTAGATATCGGTGGTGGTACCACTGACGTGGCCATCTTCCACGAAGGTATCATCCGTCATACTGCAGTGATCCCATTCGGTGGTAATAGCATCACCGAAGATATTCGCGAGGGTTGTTCAGTAATGCGTAACATAGCCGAGCAATTAAAGGTAAGATTTGGATCTGCCCTGGCCGATGAGAACAAAGAGAACGAGATCGTTTGCGTACCGGGACTGCGTGGCCGTGAGCCAAAAGAGATATCGGTGAAGAACCTGGCTTACATCATTCAGGCCCGCATCGAAGAGATCATCGAGCATGTTTACTACGAGATCAAATCATCAGGATATGAAAAGAAACTGATCGCCGGTATCGTGATCACCGGTGGTGGCGCGCAGTTGAAGCACCTGTCGCAACTGGTGGAATATGTTACCGGGTTAGATTGCCGCATCGGTTACCCGAACGAGCACCTGGCCAAGAACGAGGTTTTACCAAAAGGTATATACGAGGAGCTGCAAAGCCCGACGTTCGCTACCGGTATCGGTCTGCTGATCAAGGGTATCCAAAAAATGGAATACAACAATGCTACCCTGCCACAATCAGAGACCAAGGTACAAAAGACCAAGTATGCCGATGAGCGCAAGTTCGGCCTGTTAGGACGCATACTGGAGACAGGTAAAAAATTCATTAAGGACGATATCAAGGACGAGGACTTTTTAAAGTAA